The Arachis hypogaea cultivar Tifrunner chromosome 14, arahy.Tifrunner.gnm2.J5K5, whole genome shotgun sequence genome has a segment encoding these proteins:
- the LOC112741072 gene encoding KH domain-containing protein At1g09660/At1g09670 isoform X2: MAERIPSGSYFQYPPPAVPPSPIRSSSSSIPSDRERYLSELLAERQKLGPFVQVLPQCTRLLTQEIRRISGFNQGFMDHERLEPDSPFRSLSHHPISRPTDLEGWPTIPIEDNGNLQRMASFQTPPMGWPGAQGVPATPVVKRVIRLDVPVDKYPNYNFVGRILGPRGNSLKRVEAMTECRVYIRGCGSVKDSIKEEKLKDKPGYEHLKEPLHVLVEAEFPEDIIDNRLDHAVRILENLLKPVDESLDHYKKQQLRELAMLNGTLREESPSMSPSMSPSMSPFNSTGMKRAKTGR, translated from the exons ATGGCAGAGAGGATCCCATCTGGGAGTTATTTTCAGTACCCTCCTCCAGCAGTTCCTCCGTCTCCAATTAGgtcatcatcttcttccattccttCAGATCGAGAGAG ATATTTGTCTGAATTACTGGCAGAGAGGCAAAAGTTGGGACCATTTGTGCAAGTTCTGCCACAATGTACAAGGCTCTTGACTCAAG AAATCAGACGGATATCAGGCTTCAATCAAGGTTTCATGGATCATGAAAGACTTGAGCCAGATAGTCCATTTAGATCCTTAAGTCATCATCCAATTAGTAGGCCTACGGATCTGGAGGGATGGCCTACCATACCAATAGAG GACAATGGAAATCTCCAAAGAATGGCATCATTTCAAACACCACCAATGGGTTGGCCAGGAGCGCAAGGAGTTCCTGCTACACCTGTAGTTAAGAGAGTTATCAGACTTGATGTCCCCGTAGACAAATATCCAAAT TATAATTTCGTTGGCCGAATTCTGGGGCCTCGTGGGAACTCGTTGAAAAGAGTAGAAGCCATGACAGAATGTAGGGTTTACATCAGGGGCTGTGGCTCTGTGAAGGATTCTATCAAG gaagagaagcttaaagataaACCTGGATATGAGCATCTTAAAGAGCCATTGCATGTTTTGGTGGAGGCAGAGTTTCCAGAAGATATAATTGATAATCGCTTGGATCATGCTGTGAGGATACTCGAAAATCTTTTGAAGCCAGTG GATGAATCCCTGGATCACTATAAGAAGCAGCAATTGAGGGAGTTAGCCATGCTCAATGGTACTTTGAGGGAGGAAAGTCCAAGCATGAGTCCAAGCATGAGTCCGAGCATGTCGCCTTTTAACAGTACTGGAATGAAGCGAGCCAAGACAGGAAGATGA
- the LOC112741072 gene encoding KH domain-containing protein At1g09660/At1g09670 isoform X1 encodes MAERIPSGSYFQYPPPAVPPSPIRSSSSSIPSDRERYLSELLAERQKLGPFVQVLPQCTRLLTQEIRRISGFNQGFMDHERLEPDSPFRSLSHHPISRPTDLEGWPTIPIEDNGNLQRMASFQTPPMGWPGAQGVPATPVVKRVIRLDVPVDKYPNQYNFVGRILGPRGNSLKRVEAMTECRVYIRGCGSVKDSIKEEKLKDKPGYEHLKEPLHVLVEAEFPEDIIDNRLDHAVRILENLLKPVDESLDHYKKQQLRELAMLNGTLREESPSMSPSMSPSMSPFNSTGMKRAKTGR; translated from the exons ATGGCAGAGAGGATCCCATCTGGGAGTTATTTTCAGTACCCTCCTCCAGCAGTTCCTCCGTCTCCAATTAGgtcatcatcttcttccattccttCAGATCGAGAGAG ATATTTGTCTGAATTACTGGCAGAGAGGCAAAAGTTGGGACCATTTGTGCAAGTTCTGCCACAATGTACAAGGCTCTTGACTCAAG AAATCAGACGGATATCAGGCTTCAATCAAGGTTTCATGGATCATGAAAGACTTGAGCCAGATAGTCCATTTAGATCCTTAAGTCATCATCCAATTAGTAGGCCTACGGATCTGGAGGGATGGCCTACCATACCAATAGAG GACAATGGAAATCTCCAAAGAATGGCATCATTTCAAACACCACCAATGGGTTGGCCAGGAGCGCAAGGAGTTCCTGCTACACCTGTAGTTAAGAGAGTTATCAGACTTGATGTCCCCGTAGACAAATATCCAAAT CAGTATAATTTCGTTGGCCGAATTCTGGGGCCTCGTGGGAACTCGTTGAAAAGAGTAGAAGCCATGACAGAATGTAGGGTTTACATCAGGGGCTGTGGCTCTGTGAAGGATTCTATCAAG gaagagaagcttaaagataaACCTGGATATGAGCATCTTAAAGAGCCATTGCATGTTTTGGTGGAGGCAGAGTTTCCAGAAGATATAATTGATAATCGCTTGGATCATGCTGTGAGGATACTCGAAAATCTTTTGAAGCCAGTG GATGAATCCCTGGATCACTATAAGAAGCAGCAATTGAGGGAGTTAGCCATGCTCAATGGTACTTTGAGGGAGGAAAGTCCAAGCATGAGTCCAAGCATGAGTCCGAGCATGTCGCCTTTTAACAGTACTGGAATGAAGCGAGCCAAGACAGGAAGATGA
- the LOC112741074 gene encoding ras-related protein RABA2a, producing the protein MARSDEEYDYLFKVVLIGDSGVGKSNLLSRFTRNEFCLESKSTIGVEFATRTLEVEGRTVKAQIWDTAGQERYRAITSAYYRGALGALLVYDVTKPTTFDNVGRWLKELRDHADANIVTTLIGNKTDLKHLRAVASEDARTYAEKEGLSFVETSALESINVEKAFHTILAEIYRIISKKSLSSSADAAAAATALKEGKTITVAAPHPNAKDGKPCCSS; encoded by the coding sequence atggcgAGGTCAGATGAAGAATACGATTACCTATTCAAGGTGGTACTGATCGGTGATTCTGGAGTGGGAAAATCCAATCTGCTTTCTCGTTTCACACGCAACGAGTTCTGTTTAGAGTCGAAATCCACAATCGGCGTGGAATTCGCGACTCGCACCCTTGAGGTTGAAGGAAGAACGGTTAAGGCTCAGATATGGGACACAGCTGGACAAGAACGATACAGAGCAATAACCAGTGCGTATTATCGTGGCGCTCTTGGAGCTCTTCTTGTCTACGATGTAACCAAACCGACAACCTTCGACAATGTTGGGCGATGGCTCAAGGAGCTCAGAGACCACGCCGATGCTAACATAGTCACCACCTTGATCGGCAACAAAACTGATCTCAAGCATCTCAGAGCTGTTGCATCCGAGGATGCACGAACATATGCCGAGAAAGAAGGCCTTTCTTTCGTTGAGACCTCTGCTCTTGAGTCCATCAATGTCGAGAAGGCTTTCCACACCATTCTTGCTGAGATATACCGCATAATCAGCAAGAAATCATTGTCTTCTTCGGCTGACGCCGCTGCTGCTGCTACTGCTCTTAAAGAAGGCAAGACCATCACCGTCGCTGCACCCCACCCCAATGCTAAAGATGGGAAGCCTTGTTGCTCATCTTGA
- the LOC112741071 gene encoding probable serine/threonine-protein kinase At1g09600, with translation MGCICFKGKSAEEYIAENGIRRGKSKALKSKRATNSLPLIDVGNDAVQGEVAVAPTVFSVTNGERGALVIAGWPSWLAAVAGEAINGWIPRRADSFEKFDKIGQGTYSSVYRARDLETNKIVALKKVRFATMDPESVRFMAREILLLRRLDHPNVMKLEGMITSRVSGSLYLIFDYMEHDLAGLATIPGIKFSEAQIKCYMQQLLRGLEHCHGRGVMHRDIKGSNLLVDNNGRLKIGDFGLATSFHPSKGKPLTSRVVTLWYRPPELLLGATDYGVSVDLWSSGCILAELFSGKAIMTGRTEVEQLHKIFKLCGSPSEEYWKKSKLRNATIFKPQQPYKRVVSETFKNFPSSALSLLEVLLATEPEDRGTASLALQNEFFTTEPLPCDPSTLPNYPPSKEFDVKLQQEEARRRERSTNKEREQGSVRRKLKESKNVLAPDANAELQASIEKRQRQPNSKSIVESYNPKEDGNAGFPLGLAKPRVLSVFSHSGQSMHSSAYGSSNNMNLKEENVLIGFNHDFGSRHTELSKQKFRWLDGTQLSKFSGSFAVRGDGNSNDLLDGLKLHQKDFNPFEKDLTMGYASKNKCFHYSGPLLSQGGNIEDMLKEHDRQIQQAGRKGRLEKDNTKKAKKENGLTESLL, from the exons ATGGGTTGCATATGCTTCAAAGGGAAATCTGCAGAGGAATACATTGCAGAGAACGGCATAAGAAGGGGCAAGTCCAAGGCGTTGAAATCAAAGCGTGCGACTAATTCTCTTCCCCTCATAGACGTTGGGAATGATGCCGTCCAAGGGGAGGTGGCTGTGGCACCCACGGTGTTCAGTGTGACCAACGGGGAGCGAGGAGCTCTGGTTATCGCTGGATGGCCCTCTTGGCTCGCTGCCGTTGCTGGGGAAGCCATTAATGGTTGGATTCCTCGCAGAGCTGACTCCTTTGAGAAGTTCGATAAG ATTGGTCAAGGAACTTATAGTAGTGTTTATAGAGCTCGTGATCttgaaacaaataaaattgtTGCATTAAAGAAGGTTCGATTTGCTACTATGGATCCAGAAAGTGTCCGCTTTATGGCAAGGGAAATTCTTTTGCTGCGAAGGCTTGATCATCCAAATGTCATGAAGCTAGAAGGCATGATTACTTCCAGGGTTTCTGGTAGCTTGTACCTTATTTTTGACTATATGGAACATGATCTTGCAGGGCTTGCAACAATACCTGGCATCAAGTTTTCTGAAGCACAG ATCAAATGTTATATGCAACAACTACTTCGTGGTCTTGAGCATTGCCACGGTCGAGGTGTTATGCACCGTGACATCAAGGGCTCAAATCTTCTAGTTGATAATAATGGCCGCTTGaagattggtgattttggacttGCAACTTCGTTTCATCCATCTAAGGGGAAGCCTTTAACAAGTCGTGTTGTAACCTTGTGGTACCGACCGCCTGAACTTTTACTCGGAGCTACAGATTATGGAGTTTCCGTGGACTTATGGAGTTCTGGTTGTATTCTTGCTGAATTGTTTTCTGGAAAGGCTATAATGACTGGACGAACAGAG GTGGAGCAACTTcataaaattttcaaactttgTGGGTCTCCTTCTGAAGAATACTGGAAGAAGTCAAAGCTGCGAAATGCAACAATTTTCAAACCTCAACAACCATACAAACGGGTTGTTTCTGAGACATTCAAGAATTTTCCTTCATCTGCACTGAGCCTATTGGAGGTACTTCTTGCTACAGAACCTGAAGATCGAGGAACAGCATCTTTAGCACTTCAAAATGAG TTCTTTACCACAGAGCCACTTCCATGTGATCCATCAACTTTGCCAAATTATCCACCGAGTAAGGAGTTTGATGTTAAACTTCAACAAGAGGAAGCTAGAAG GAGAGAGAGATCAACAAATAAAGAGCGTGAACAAGGATCAGTTAGGAGGAAGTTAAAAGAGTCTAAAAATGTTCTAGCTCCTGATGCTAATGCtgaattgcaagcatcaatagaG AAGCGACAAAGGCAACCTAATTCAAAATCCATTGTTGAAAGCTACAATCCTAAAGAGGATGGCAACGCTGGCTTCCCTCTTGGACTTGCAAAGCCAAGAGTTCTCAGTGTCTTCTCTCATTCCGGCCAGTCAATGCATTCAAGTGCATATGGTTCCTCAAACAATATGAATTTGAAAGAGGAAAATGTTCTTATTGGCTTCAATCATGACTTTGGATCAAGGCACACTGAATTGAGTAAACAAAAATTTCGTTGGCTTGATGGCACACAATTGTCCAAATTTTCTGGTTCATTTGCAGTTCGAGGTGATGGCAATTCGAATGATTTGCTGGATGGACTGAAATTGCACCAAAAGGACTTCAATCCTTTTGAAAAGGATCTTACCATG GGTTATGCTTCCAAAAACAAATGCTTCCACTATTCTGGACCATTGTTGTCACAGGGGGGGAACATTGAAGACATGCTCAAGGAGCACGACAGACAAATCCAACAGGCTGGCCGCAAAGGTCGTTTGGAAAAGGACAACACAAAAAAGGCTAAGAAGGAGAATGGCCTAACCGAATCACTACTATAG
- the LOC112741076 gene encoding uncharacterized protein, with protein sequence MHLTSIAADAFGVVTICLVAILILLGLMCIAYSIYFRSRIRQQGFFQLNYFSGPWIIRITFILFAIWWGLGEIIRLTLLRRVLHLEWKETVCKCYIVSNLGFAEPCLFLTLVFLLRAPLQKLETGIMSRKWNAKTAGYILLYCFPMFVLQLFVILVGPQLNKNNGSGKKLPHYFTTTAFDSSSMARDNDTLCTYPLLSTILLGLFAVILTSYLFWLGSRILKLVINKGLQKRVYTLLLSVSGFLPLRVLFLGLSVLSEPEHMKFEAFVFLAFLALVCCAGLCMCTLVYRPIADCLALGNLQDLEARRTNVDNNDTMSLIANQSHLEDVVEENSRSSPGRYSDASTKRGSISFRTLEKDVASTGTFVELSLFSPSRSATPPGSPPLLGWPMRSPTQVIGS encoded by the coding sequence ATGCACCTGACGAGTATTGCTGCCGATGCATTCGGTGTGGTGACAATTTGTCTAGTAGCCATCTTAATTCTTCTTGGTTTGATGTGCATTGCGTACTCAATTTACTTCCGTTCTCGTATTCGTCAACAGGGGTTTTTTCAGCTCAATTATTTTAGTGGTCCTTGGATAATCAGAATCACATTCATCCTATTTGCAATCTGGTGGGGCCTTGGTGAGATTATTCGGTTAACCTTGTTAAGACGTGTCCTTCACTTAGAATGGAAGGAAACTGTCTGCAAATGCTACATTGTATCAAATTTGGGGTTTGCGGAACCATGCCTCTTCCTCACACTTGTGTTTCTCCTCCGAGCACCGTTACAGAAACTAGAAACTGGGATTATGAGCAGAAAGTGGAATGCGAAGACAGCTGGATATATTCTTCTTTACTGCTTCCCAATGTTTGTTCTTCAGCTTTTTGTTATTCTGGTTGGACCTCAGTTAAACAAGAATAATGGTTCTGGAAAGAAATTACCTCATTATTTTACAACTACAGCTTTTGATTCGTCGTCAATGGCAAGGGATAATGATACTCTCTGTACTTACCCTTTACTCAGTACTATTCTCCTTGGCCTTTTTGCCGTTATCCTGACTTCCTACCTTTTTTGGCTTGGTAGTCGGATTTTGAAATTAGTAATTAATAAGGGTTTGCAGAAGAGGGTGTATACGTTGCTACTCTCAGTTTCAGGTTTCCTTCCTTTGAGGgttctttttcttggtttatcTGTTTTGTCCGAACCTGAGCATATGAAGTTTGAAGCCTTTGTTTTCTTGGCTTTTCTTGCACTTGTATGTTGTGCTGGGTTGTGTATGTGCACGCTTGTGTACCGTCCAATTGCAGATTGTTTAGCGCTGGGGAATCTACAAGACTTGGAAGCTAGGAGGACTAATGTTGATAATAATGATACCATGTCTCTTATTGCTAACCAGAGTCATCTGGAAGATGTTGTTGAAGAAAATTCTCGGTCTAGCCCTGGTAGGTATTCTGATGCTTCAACCAAGCGGGGATCAATTTCATTTCGGACATTAGAAAAGGATGTTGCTTCAACAGGGACATTTGTAGAACTAAGCCTCTTCTCTCCCAGCCGGAGTGCAACCCCTCCCGGATCGCCGCCTCTTCTTGGTTGGCCCATGCGATCCCCAACACAGGTTATTGGGTCTTAG